From a single Mucilaginibacter terrenus genomic region:
- the eat gene encoding ethanolamine permease produces MENTHSKQLKRVLKPVHLWAIATGLVISGEYFGWNLGWEVSGTIGFLIATLVVTVMYVTFIFSYTELTTSIPHAGGAFAYAYRAMGPFGGLIAGYATLVDFLFATPAIAFSLGSYVHFLHPAVGVLQAAIAFNVAFIVLNILGVKESAVFSVFITILAVGELLLFMGVVGPHFKMDNYLSNPMPFGWSGVFAALPFAVWFYLAIEGVAMVAEEVKDPKRNIPRGYIYALATLVFLALGVMILTGGVTDWRRLSKLDYPLPEAISIVLGKGSGLTKVFASIGLFGLVASIHGTILASSRQVFAMARSGYLPRGLAAVNSKFKTPHWAILAGGVISFIALYTGTTGQIIILSVLGAIVMYMMSMISLFILRKKEPALERPFAAICYPTFPATALVISAVCMVAIMYYSFFIGLLFFAGLAVAIGLFMLTGKHKARIIDDDMLNTPIYN; encoded by the coding sequence TTGGAAAACACACATTCAAAACAGCTTAAGCGGGTACTTAAGCCCGTGCACTTATGGGCTATTGCCACGGGGCTGGTTATCTCCGGCGAGTATTTCGGCTGGAACCTGGGCTGGGAGGTATCCGGTACTATTGGCTTTCTTATAGCAACCCTGGTGGTTACGGTGATGTACGTTACCTTCATCTTCAGCTATACCGAACTTACAACTTCAATACCTCACGCAGGCGGCGCGTTTGCCTACGCTTACAGGGCTATGGGGCCATTCGGCGGATTAATAGCTGGCTATGCGACCCTTGTTGATTTTCTTTTTGCTACACCTGCCATTGCGTTTTCGCTGGGGAGTTATGTGCACTTTTTGCATCCGGCTGTCGGCGTACTTCAGGCCGCTATAGCGTTTAATGTTGCTTTTATAGTGCTCAATATATTGGGGGTGAAGGAGTCGGCCGTGTTCTCTGTATTTATAACCATCCTCGCCGTAGGCGAGTTGTTGCTTTTTATGGGTGTGGTTGGCCCGCATTTTAAAATGGATAATTATTTAAGCAATCCAATGCCTTTTGGATGGAGCGGGGTATTTGCTGCGCTGCCCTTTGCGGTATGGTTTTACCTGGCAATAGAAGGTGTTGCTATGGTTGCCGAAGAAGTGAAGGACCCTAAGCGCAACATCCCGCGCGGCTACATATACGCGCTTGCTACGCTTGTATTTTTAGCTTTAGGTGTGATGATACTTACGGGCGGCGTTACCGACTGGCGCAGGCTAAGCAAACTGGACTACCCGCTGCCGGAAGCCATCAGCATTGTATTAGGCAAAGGCAGCGGGCTTACCAAAGTTTTTGCCAGCATTGGTCTGTTTGGTCTGGTGGCATCTATACACGGCACTATACTGGCATCTTCAAGGCAGGTTTTTGCCATGGCACGCAGCGGCTACCTGCCCCGCGGTTTAGCAGCCGTGAACAGTAAATTTAAAACGCCGCACTGGGCAATATTAGCAGGCGGTGTTATCAGCTTTATTGCGTTATATACCGGTACCACCGGGCAAATAATCATACTTTCGGTACTGGGTGCAATTGTAATGTACATGATGAGTATGATCAGCCTTTTTATCCTCCGTAAAAAAGAACCTGCGCTTGAGCGGCCTTTTGCTGCAATATGCTATCCGACCTTTCCGGCCACAGCGCTGGTTATTTCTGCAGTTTGCATGGTAGCTATTATGTATTATTCTTTTTTCATCGGTCTTTTATTCTTTGCCGGTCTTGCTGTTGCTATAGGTTTATTCATGCTTACCGGCAAGCATAAGGCGAGAATTATAGATGATGATATGTTAAACACACCCATCTATAACTAA
- a CDS encoding sphingomyelin synthase family protein — protein MPQQQKPSIKERWVEAIQSPVTRPKLLLSSIITIIILALMPVFFNYIEKRDGTVLNDWLLDYLPAYNVSYFIFAIIWGMGALILYRALYNPHIYIQYSWTLIFVNLARLITITVFALNPPKGIVHLIDPITGIFYGNKVITKDLFFSGHTSTMVLIFLCLRKRTDKIIAFAGLIAVMVLLLIQHIHYTIDVLAAPIFVYAIFLVTTHFLKPDEV, from the coding sequence GTGCCCCAACAACAAAAGCCGAGCATAAAAGAAAGATGGGTTGAAGCCATTCAATCACCGGTAACGCGGCCGAAGCTCCTGCTGTCATCTATAATCACCATTATTATACTGGCGCTTATGCCGGTATTCTTCAATTATATCGAAAAAAGGGACGGTACGGTACTTAACGACTGGTTGCTCGATTACCTGCCCGCGTACAATGTATCATACTTCATCTTTGCTATTATATGGGGAATGGGCGCCCTTATTTTATACAGGGCCTTATACAACCCGCATATCTACATTCAGTATTCGTGGACGCTGATTTTTGTTAACCTCGCCCGCCTGATTACTATTACCGTCTTCGCGCTAAATCCCCCTAAAGGCATAGTGCACCTTATCGACCCGATCACCGGGATATTTTATGGTAATAAAGTAATAACAAAGGACCTTTTCTTCAGCGGGCACACCTCTACCATGGTGCTGATATTCCTGTGCCTCCGTAAACGCACTGATAAGATAATCGCCTTTGCCGGCCTTATCGCCGTAATGGTGCTGCTGCTTATCCAGCACATCCATTACACTATAGACGTGCTTGCCGCGCCAATATTTGTGTATGCTATTTTCCTGGTAACTACACACTTCCTCAAGCCGGATGAGGTTTAA
- the treA gene encoding alpha,alpha-trehalase TreA, giving the protein MIKKLLLIAALFFAAQVNAQQQTPRQQFPGLFEAVQSSDIFPDNKTFVDCTPKFEPSQIMKSYNEQKGKGGFDLREFILANFTPPASATHAFQTNVEEGIRKHIDTLWQVLQRQPDAGKKFSSLAALPNPYIVPGGRFREVYYWDSYFTMLGLQQSHHEKVISNMIENFAYLIDTYGFIPNGNRAYYLTRSQPPFFPMMVSLLAKSQGNKVFAKYQPQLVKEYNYWMQGGAALAKGQAVHRAVRMPDGTLLNRYWDESDEPREESYMKDVDASKETKQPLPVFYHHIRAAAASGWDFSSRWFDGSAKLSTIHTTDLVPVDLNCLMYNMELTIARAYQVKGNGALYRLYTAKALARKKAILKYCWDAKAGWFGDYNWTTNTLSTIPTLAAVFPLEFKIATQAQAKQIADGLKANFLKPGGLVTTLNFSGQQWDAPNGWAPLQYMAIDGLENYNYHALAKDIATRWMNLNVRVFKQTGKLLEKYNVVDTSLTAGGGEYPLQDGFGWTNGVLLKLMNRYDFEEKKGE; this is encoded by the coding sequence ATGATAAAAAAGCTATTACTTATTGCTGCGCTGTTCTTTGCCGCGCAAGTTAACGCCCAGCAGCAAACCCCGCGGCAACAGTTTCCGGGCTTGTTTGAGGCGGTACAATCTTCAGACATCTTTCCGGATAATAAAACCTTTGTGGATTGCACGCCTAAGTTCGAGCCATCGCAGATCATGAAATCGTACAACGAGCAAAAGGGAAAAGGCGGATTCGACCTCCGGGAATTTATTTTGGCCAACTTCACCCCGCCTGCTTCTGCTACCCACGCCTTTCAAACCAACGTAGAAGAAGGCATCCGCAAACATATTGATACCCTGTGGCAGGTACTGCAGCGCCAGCCCGACGCAGGTAAAAAGTTTTCGTCGCTGGCTGCCTTGCCCAACCCATACATTGTACCCGGCGGCCGTTTCCGCGAGGTATACTATTGGGATTCGTACTTTACCATGCTGGGGCTGCAGCAAAGCCACCACGAGAAGGTGATAAGCAACATGATAGAAAATTTTGCCTACCTGATAGATACCTACGGTTTTATCCCCAACGGCAATCGGGCCTACTACCTCACCCGCTCGCAGCCGCCGTTCTTCCCCATGATGGTAAGTCTTCTCGCCAAAAGCCAGGGAAATAAAGTATTCGCCAAATATCAGCCGCAGCTGGTAAAAGAATATAACTATTGGATGCAGGGGGGTGCCGCACTGGCTAAAGGACAAGCCGTTCACCGCGCGGTGCGCATGCCGGACGGTACATTGCTTAACCGTTACTGGGACGAAAGCGACGAGCCGCGCGAAGAATCGTACATGAAGGACGTAGACGCATCAAAAGAGACCAAACAGCCACTCCCGGTATTTTACCACCACATCCGCGCTGCCGCCGCGTCCGGCTGGGACTTTAGCAGCCGTTGGTTTGATGGATCGGCCAAGCTGAGCACTATACACACAACCGACCTGGTACCAGTAGACCTTAACTGCCTCATGTACAATATGGAGCTTACCATTGCCCGCGCTTACCAGGTAAAAGGTAACGGTGCCCTGTACAGGCTGTACACTGCAAAGGCACTTGCCCGCAAAAAGGCGATACTAAAGTACTGCTGGGATGCAAAAGCCGGTTGGTTTGGCGACTATAACTGGACCACCAACACGCTAAGCACCATACCTACCCTGGCTGCGGTTTTCCCGCTGGAGTTTAAGATTGCCACTCAGGCACAAGCGAAGCAAATAGCCGACGGACTAAAAGCAAACTTTTTAAAACCCGGCGGACTGGTAACTACCCTAAACTTTAGCGGCCAGCAATGGGATGCCCCTAACGGCTGGGCGCCATTACAGTACATGGCTATAGACGGGCTGGAGAACTACAACTATCATGCGCTTGCTAAAGACATTGCCACCCGCTGGATGAACCTGAACGTACGTGTGTTTAAACAAACCGGCAAACTGCTGGAAAAATACAACGTGGTTGATACCAGCCTTACAGCAGGCGGCGGCGAATACCCACTTCAGGACGGCTTCGGCTGGACCAACGGCGTATTGCTAAAGCTGATGAACAGGTACGATTTTGAGGAAAAAAAGGGGGAGTGA
- a CDS encoding DNA-methyltransferase codes for MTIKKNSLVQGNCIYKLRDIKANQVDLVYFDPPFFTQKKHSLSNRETSKVYEFFDKFESIEDYLLLMESTLVECKRVLKNTGSIFLHCDKTASHYLRLVLDKVFGRNQFQSEIVWSYKRWSNAKKGLLNSHQIIFFYSKTADFKFNVHYTNYSLTTNLDQILHERERDDNGKSIYKKDESGKPVIGKEKRGVPLSDVWEIPYLNPKAKERTGYPTQKPVLLLQQVINIVTDEGDLVLDPFCGSGTTCVAAKSLKRDYIGIDISNDAIHLAQSRLEEMIITESNLLNKGTGEYSEKTKRELAILQNVNAFPVQRNSGIDGFLKDYIDGMPVPVKIQGEYETLEDAIEKLEKTSIGKNYLMKIVIQTREGEMSRLFDFETNVKIIPSMELQVKRMIEISKNGSRMLV; via the coding sequence CATTTATAAATTAAGGGATATAAAAGCTAATCAAGTTGACTTAGTTTACTTCGATCCACCTTTTTTTACACAGAAGAAGCATTCTTTGTCAAACAGAGAGACATCAAAAGTTTACGAGTTTTTCGATAAGTTTGAATCAATAGAAGACTACCTACTACTAATGGAAAGTACTTTGGTAGAGTGTAAAAGAGTTTTAAAAAATACAGGTAGTATCTTTTTACATTGTGATAAAACGGCATCACATTATCTTAGACTGGTCTTGGATAAGGTTTTTGGGCGAAATCAATTCCAAAGTGAAATTGTCTGGTCGTATAAGCGTTGGTCTAACGCAAAAAAGGGATTGTTGAATTCTCATCAAATCATTTTTTTTTATTCTAAAACTGCAGACTTCAAATTCAACGTTCATTACACAAATTATTCTTTGACCACTAATCTCGATCAAATCTTACACGAAAGAGAGAGGGATGATAATGGTAAATCTATTTATAAGAAGGATGAAAGCGGTAAGCCTGTTATTGGAAAAGAAAAGCGAGGAGTTCCATTAAGTGATGTTTGGGAAATTCCGTATTTAAATCCAAAAGCAAAAGAAAGAACTGGGTATCCTACTCAAAAGCCTGTCTTGTTATTGCAACAGGTAATCAATATTGTGACAGATGAAGGCGACTTAGTTTTAGACCCATTTTGCGGAAGCGGAACTACGTGTGTGGCAGCTAAGTCCTTAAAACGAGACTATATAGGCATTGATATATCAAATGATGCAATTCATTTAGCACAATCACGCTTAGAAGAAATGATTATCACAGAATCTAACTTATTAAATAAGGGAACTGGTGAATACTCTGAGAAGACGAAAAGAGAATTAGCAATTCTTCAAAACGTGAATGCTTTTCCTGTACAGAGAAATTCAGGTATAGATGGATTTCTCAAAGATTATATTGACGGTATGCCTGTTCCGGTGAAAATTCAAGGCGAATATGAGACTCTCGAAGATGCAATTGAGAAGTTAGAAAAAACATCAATTGGAAAGAATTATTTAATGAAAATTGTAATTCAGACCCGTGAAGGGGAAATGAGCCGACTTTTTGATTTCGAAACCAATGTAAAGATAATTCCGTCAATGGAACTTCAGGTAAAAAGAATGATTGAAATTTCAAAAAATGGTTCAAGGATGTTGGTATAG